The proteins below are encoded in one region of Pirellulales bacterium:
- a CDS encoding permease, giving the protein MSRYKWAVPGDINAFFGLMLDNLAVLTAMVGILAAFGIPARFALDHMVPGTVIGIVIGDVIYTWMAFRLARRTGRDDVTAMPLGLDTPSTLGMALFVLGPAFLAARGRGLSELEAARHTWHIGMCALVATGAFKMVCALGSGWIRRCVPRAGLLGSLTAIALVMISFLPLLDVLRYPVVGMVALVVILATLTARVEFPGRIPGALAALLVGGAIFYAMKATGILGQTVSAADVKAADALWPTQWIEAFRFEWLAAWHDMVQYLPIVIPFALATVIGGIDCTESAAAAGDEYDTGRIIAVEALATLAAGCCGGVAQTTPYIGHPAYKAMGGRAAYTLATAVFMGSAGLIGYFGYLYNLIPQPAVLPILVFVGLEITAQSFHATPIKHYPAVALACVPAMARLVMIHVDQIFGDAALTSKGIAAASLAPSFAEKLETLRFLANGFILTSLLWASALAGLIDRRLLSAALYFAIAGACALFGVIHSPLADGGLIVPWNLPELPAAAKGQTPLYIAGGYFAVALLLVAWGWYDTKLESQSPPPNPKSKIENPKSDS; this is encoded by the coding sequence GTGTCGCGCTACAAATGGGCTGTTCCTGGCGACATTAACGCCTTTTTCGGCTTGATGTTAGACAATTTGGCGGTGCTGACCGCGATGGTCGGGATTCTCGCCGCCTTCGGGATTCCGGCCCGGTTTGCCCTCGACCATATGGTTCCCGGCACGGTGATCGGGATCGTGATCGGCGATGTGATTTACACCTGGATGGCGTTTCGATTGGCCCGCCGGACCGGCCGCGACGACGTGACCGCCATGCCGCTGGGACTCGACACGCCGAGCACGCTAGGGATGGCGCTATTCGTTCTTGGGCCGGCGTTTCTGGCCGCTCGGGGGCGCGGGCTATCTGAGCTGGAAGCGGCCCGGCACACCTGGCACATCGGCATGTGCGCATTGGTGGCCACGGGGGCCTTCAAGATGGTCTGCGCGCTGGGGTCGGGCTGGATTCGCCGCTGTGTCCCGCGGGCGGGACTTCTCGGTTCGCTCACCGCCATCGCGCTGGTGATGATCAGTTTTTTGCCGCTGTTGGACGTGCTGCGATATCCGGTGGTCGGCATGGTGGCGCTGGTGGTGATCCTCGCGACTCTGACCGCCCGCGTCGAATTTCCCGGGCGCATCCCTGGCGCCCTGGCGGCGCTACTTGTTGGCGGGGCGATTTTCTACGCAATGAAGGCGACTGGCATTCTCGGACAGACGGTGAGCGCCGCCGACGTCAAGGCGGCCGATGCGCTCTGGCCCACGCAATGGATCGAGGCGTTTCGCTTCGAGTGGCTCGCGGCCTGGCACGACATGGTTCAGTATTTGCCGATCGTGATCCCGTTTGCGTTGGCCACCGTGATCGGCGGGATCGATTGCACGGAGAGCGCCGCGGCCGCCGGTGACGAATACGATACGGGCCGAATCATCGCCGTGGAAGCGCTGGCCACGCTGGCCGCCGGTTGCTGCGGGGGCGTCGCACAAACGACGCCCTATATCGGCCATCCCGCTTATAAAGCGATGGGAGGCCGCGCGGCTTACACGCTGGCCACGGCCGTCTTCATGGGATCAGCCGGATTGATCGGCTACTTCGGCTATCTTTACAATCTCATTCCACAGCCGGCCGTCCTTCCGATTCTCGTTTTCGTCGGCCTGGAAATCACGGCGCAGAGCTTCCACGCCACTCCGATAAAACATTACCCTGCCGTGGCCTTGGCATGCGTACCGGCGATGGCGAGGCTCGTGATGATCCACGTCGATCAAATCTTCGGCGATGCGGCGCTGACCAGCAAGGGAATCGCCGCGGCGAGTTTGGCGCCGAGCTTCGCCGAGAAGCTCGAGACCCTGCGCTTCCTAGCCAATGGATTCATCCTCACAAGCTTGCTCTGGGCTTCGGCATTAGCTGGTCTCATCGATCGGCGGTTGCTGAGCGCGGCGTTGTATTTCGCGATCGCCGGCGCTTGCGCGCTATTCGGAGTGATTCACTCGCCGCTGGCCGATGGCGGACTGATCGTACCTTGGAATCTGCCGGAATTGCCGGCTGCGGCCAAGGGCCAAACGCCGCTGTATATCGCCGGCGGATACTTCGCCGTAGCGCTCCTCCTCGTCGCGTGGGGATGGTACGATACTAAACTCGAATCTCAATCCCCGCCTCCCAATCCAAAATCCAAAATCGAGAATCCCAAATCCGACTCCTGA
- a CDS encoding RNA polymerase sigma factor, whose amino-acid sequence MSSAIKAKRANDAATPRWSEMTDEQLLLAYRREAAAGAFETLVRRYERELFSYLFRYLGDAAMAEDAFQATFLQVHLKREQFEEGRKVRPWLYTIATNQSIDAQRRNKRHRILSLDRRGSSQESEETGSLVELLQSREPEASSNLEREERREWIREAVQNLPEPLRGAVALVYYQGIKYREAAEILGIPVGTVKSRLNAALHRLSEAWNQTRSLEK is encoded by the coding sequence ATGAGTTCCGCCATCAAAGCCAAGCGAGCCAACGACGCAGCGACGCCGCGATGGTCCGAAATGACCGACGAGCAATTGTTGCTCGCCTATCGGAGGGAAGCAGCGGCGGGTGCCTTCGAGACGTTGGTTCGCCGCTACGAACGGGAGCTGTTTAGCTACCTGTTTCGCTACCTCGGTGATGCGGCGATGGCGGAGGACGCATTCCAGGCCACATTCCTCCAGGTGCATTTGAAGCGCGAGCAGTTTGAAGAGGGGCGAAAGGTCCGGCCCTGGCTATACACGATCGCCACCAACCAATCGATCGATGCCCAACGCCGGAACAAGCGCCATCGAATCCTGAGCTTGGATCGGCGGGGTAGTTCGCAGGAAAGCGAGGAGACCGGTTCGCTGGTCGAGTTGTTGCAGAGCCGCGAACCGGAGGCCAGTTCGAATCTGGAACGAGAAGAGCGCCGCGAGTGGATTCGCGAAGCCGTCCAGAATTTGCCCGAGCCGCTCCGCGGCGCGGTCGCCTTGGTGTATTACCAGGGGATCAAGTATCGCGAGGCGGCGGAGATTCTGGGGATCCCGGTCGGCACGGTGAAGAGCCGGCTCAATGCCGCTTTGCACCGGCTGAGTGAAGCTTGGAATCAAACACGTTCGTTGGAAAAA